The following coding sequences lie in one Crassostrea angulata isolate pt1a10 chromosome 10, ASM2561291v2, whole genome shotgun sequence genomic window:
- the LOC128166115 gene encoding SEC14-like protein 1 isoform X2, translating into MVQKYQSPVRVYKYPFELVMAAYEKRFPTCKMIPVFLGSDIISETKSEDGADHVVDRRCRLNVDAPYILKKIAGVDHVVFRQVNALDRRNRTLRIDAHNESFANRVIIKESCFYSVHPENSDWTCFEQSASLDIKSFFNFENMVEKIAMKQYAANIKKGKEVIEYYINELISEGVSTIPRWQPPEGHKSKGIEIPSSEDTPSQDSGLRSRTNSSGSQHSRSSVSSLVLGASAATIKSPVSDGPSSPDKLEDVYIERYLGNLSLVQESALVQLQQWLQKTHKGKIPKDAHILRFLRAREFSVEKAREMLVHSLAWRKLHSIDKLLETYTPSEVLLQYYSGGWHYSDKDGRPLYVLKLGQMDVKGLMRSVGEEAILKHVLYVNEEGLRRADEATKSRGYPVSACTCIVDLEGLSMRHLWRPGIRALLRIIEVVEANYPETMGRLLIVRAPRVFPVLWTLISPFIDENTRQKFMFYGGNDYQEPGGLRDFIDEKYIPDFLGGHCYCDVPDGGLVPKSLYKEEYQDKSPEGPPLSVDSCYNTSHVVKDFPHEVMIQVPQRGSVITWDFDILKGDVTFTVLRCKRSISADPVHQHHVSAATGGIGSVQYIDKNMQVGPDLSIVERPLICRDGDSVQGSHVVSESGSYILQWKYFDSAKTSFDFTLAPHKSKVMYHTELLRSEAFRGSMSSLQSYHSGSLSSRASQSSLTGSFSGPGPSSNPNRLVESTRLSRP; encoded by the exons ATGGTACAAAAGTACCAGTCACCCGTAAGGGTGTACAAATATCCCTTTGAGCTTGTGATGGCG GCATATGAGAAGCGTTTTCCGACATGTAAAATGATACCTGTTTTTCTCGGGAGTGATATTATATCGGAGACAAAAAGTGAAGACGGTGCAGACCATGTCGTAGACAGGAGGTGTCGTCTTAACGTGGATGCTCCGTATATCCTGAAGAAG ATAGCAGGAGTCGATCATGTTGTGTTCCGCCAAGTGAATGCCTTGGACCGACGTAACCGTACTCTGCGGATAGATGCCCACAACGAGAGCTTTGCTAACAGGGTCATCATTAAGGAGAGCTGCTTCTACTCA gtACATCCGGAGAATTCGGACTGGACATGTTTCGAACAGAGTGCCAGTCTGGATATAAAGTCTTTCTTCAACTTTGAAAACATGGTGGAAAAAATTGCCATGAAGCAATatgctgcaaatattaaaaag GGCAAGGAAGTGATAGAGTATTACATCAATGAGTTGATCAGCGAGGGAGTGTCAACCATTCCACGCTGGCAGCCACCAGAGGGCCACAAGTCCAAAGGAATTGAGATTCCAAGTTCCGAGGACACTCCTTCTCAAGACAGTGGACTCCGAAGTCGCACCAACAGCTCTGGGAGTCAGCACAGTCGTAGCAGCGTGTCCAGTCTAGTGCTGGGAGCTTCAGCAGCCACCATCAAGTCACCCGTCTCAGACG GACCTTCGTCGCCAGATAAGTTGGAGGATGTGTACATTGAGAGATACTTGGGGAATCTGTCCTTGGTTCAGGAGAGTGCCCTAGTTCAACTACAGCAGTGGTTACAGAAAACTCACAAAGGAAAG ATACCTAAAGATGCTCATATACTACGGTTCCTGAGAGCGCGAGAGTTCAGTGTGGAGAAAGCCAGGGAGATGCTGGTCCATTCTCTGGCCTGGAGGAAGCTACACAGTATTGATAAGCTGCTGGAGACCTACACACCTAGTGAGGTCCTACTGCAGTACTACAGCGGCGGCTGGCATTACTCAGATAAAG ATGGGAGGCCCCTCTATGTGCTAAAATTGGGTCAGATGGATGTAAAGGGACTGATGAGATCAGTGGGAGAAGAGGCCATCTTAAAGCAT GTTCTTTACGTCAATGAGGAGGGGCTGAGGAGAGCAGATGAGGCCACCAAGTCCAGGGGTTACCCTGTCAG TGCCTGCACATGCATAGTTGACCTAGAGGGTCTCAGTATGAGACATTTATGGAGGCCCGGAATCCGGGCCCTTCTCCGTATCATTGAGGTGGTGGAGGCTAATTACCCAGAAACCATGGGAAGACTCTTAATTGTCAGGGCTCCCCGAGTGTTTCCCGTTTTATGGACCCTTATAAGCCCTTTCATTGATGAAAATACTCGTcaaaaattcatgttttatgGAGGAAATGATTATCAAGAGCCAGGTGGACTTAGagattttattgatgaaaaatatattccaGACTTTTTAGGAGGCCACTGCTAT TGTGATGTTCCGGATGGTGGTTTGGTTCCTAAGTCCCTGTACAAAGAAGAGTATCAGGACAAGTCTCCAGAGGGCCCCCCACTCAGTGTAGACAGCTGTTATAACACTAGTCATGTAGTCAAGGACTTTCCCCATGAG GTCATGATTCAAGTACCTCAGAGAGGTTCTGTGATAACCTGGGACTTTGACATTCTGAAAGGTGATGTCACCTTCACTGTGTTGCGCTGTAAGCGGTCGATATCGGCGGATCCAGTCCACCAACATCACGTCAGTGCGGCCACTGGTGGGATAGGGTCTGTGCAGTACATTGACAAAAACATGCAGGTTGGCCCAGATCTGAGTATTGTGGAACGACCCCTTATTTGTAGAGACGGGGATAGTGTACAG ggATCTCATGTTGTCAGTGAATCGGGAAGTTACATTTTACAATGGAAGTACTTTGACTCAGCCAAGACTTCCTTTGATTTTACCCTCGCTCCTCATAAATCTAAAGTCATGTATCACACAGAATTGCTGCGGTCGGAAGCTTTCAG GGGCTCCATGAGCAGTTTACAGTCATATCACAGTGGTTCACTGAGTAGCCGGGCATCACAGAGCAGTCTGACTGGTTCCTTCAGTGGTCCGGGACCCTCATCCAATCCCAACAG GTTGGTTGAGTCAACGAGATTATCACGACCCTGA
- the LOC128166115 gene encoding SEC14-like protein 1 isoform X1 yields MVQKYQSPVRVYKYPFELVMAAYEKRFPTCKMIPVFLGSDIISETKSEDGADHVVDRRCRLNVDAPYILKKIAGVDHVVFRQVNALDRRNRTLRIDAHNESFANRVIIKESCFYSVHPENSDWTCFEQSASLDIKSFFNFENMVEKIAMKQYAANIKKGKEVIEYYINELISEGVSTIPRWQPPEGHKSKGIEIPSSEDTPSQDSGLRSRTNSSGSQHSRSSVSSLVLGASAATIKSPVSDGPSSPDKLEDVYIERYLGNLSLVQESALVQLQQWLQKTHKGKIPKDAHILRFLRAREFSVEKAREMLVHSLAWRKLHSIDKLLETYTPSEVLLQYYSGGWHYSDKDGRPLYVLKLGQMDVKGLMRSVGEEAILKHVLYVNEEGLRRADEATKSRGYPVRSHDGLFPSACTCIVDLEGLSMRHLWRPGIRALLRIIEVVEANYPETMGRLLIVRAPRVFPVLWTLISPFIDENTRQKFMFYGGNDYQEPGGLRDFIDEKYIPDFLGGHCYCDVPDGGLVPKSLYKEEYQDKSPEGPPLSVDSCYNTSHVVKDFPHEVMIQVPQRGSVITWDFDILKGDVTFTVLRCKRSISADPVHQHHVSAATGGIGSVQYIDKNMQVGPDLSIVERPLICRDGDSVQGSHVVSESGSYILQWKYFDSAKTSFDFTLAPHKSKVMYHTELLRSEAFRGSMSSLQSYHSGSLSSRASQSSLTGSFSGPGPSSNPNRLVESTRLSRP; encoded by the exons ATGGTACAAAAGTACCAGTCACCCGTAAGGGTGTACAAATATCCCTTTGAGCTTGTGATGGCG GCATATGAGAAGCGTTTTCCGACATGTAAAATGATACCTGTTTTTCTCGGGAGTGATATTATATCGGAGACAAAAAGTGAAGACGGTGCAGACCATGTCGTAGACAGGAGGTGTCGTCTTAACGTGGATGCTCCGTATATCCTGAAGAAG ATAGCAGGAGTCGATCATGTTGTGTTCCGCCAAGTGAATGCCTTGGACCGACGTAACCGTACTCTGCGGATAGATGCCCACAACGAGAGCTTTGCTAACAGGGTCATCATTAAGGAGAGCTGCTTCTACTCA gtACATCCGGAGAATTCGGACTGGACATGTTTCGAACAGAGTGCCAGTCTGGATATAAAGTCTTTCTTCAACTTTGAAAACATGGTGGAAAAAATTGCCATGAAGCAATatgctgcaaatattaaaaag GGCAAGGAAGTGATAGAGTATTACATCAATGAGTTGATCAGCGAGGGAGTGTCAACCATTCCACGCTGGCAGCCACCAGAGGGCCACAAGTCCAAAGGAATTGAGATTCCAAGTTCCGAGGACACTCCTTCTCAAGACAGTGGACTCCGAAGTCGCACCAACAGCTCTGGGAGTCAGCACAGTCGTAGCAGCGTGTCCAGTCTAGTGCTGGGAGCTTCAGCAGCCACCATCAAGTCACCCGTCTCAGACG GACCTTCGTCGCCAGATAAGTTGGAGGATGTGTACATTGAGAGATACTTGGGGAATCTGTCCTTGGTTCAGGAGAGTGCCCTAGTTCAACTACAGCAGTGGTTACAGAAAACTCACAAAGGAAAG ATACCTAAAGATGCTCATATACTACGGTTCCTGAGAGCGCGAGAGTTCAGTGTGGAGAAAGCCAGGGAGATGCTGGTCCATTCTCTGGCCTGGAGGAAGCTACACAGTATTGATAAGCTGCTGGAGACCTACACACCTAGTGAGGTCCTACTGCAGTACTACAGCGGCGGCTGGCATTACTCAGATAAAG ATGGGAGGCCCCTCTATGTGCTAAAATTGGGTCAGATGGATGTAAAGGGACTGATGAGATCAGTGGGAGAAGAGGCCATCTTAAAGCAT GTTCTTTACGTCAATGAGGAGGGGCTGAGGAGAGCAGATGAGGCCACCAAGTCCAGGGGTTACCCTGTCAG GTCACATGATGGTTTGTTTCCAAG TGCCTGCACATGCATAGTTGACCTAGAGGGTCTCAGTATGAGACATTTATGGAGGCCCGGAATCCGGGCCCTTCTCCGTATCATTGAGGTGGTGGAGGCTAATTACCCAGAAACCATGGGAAGACTCTTAATTGTCAGGGCTCCCCGAGTGTTTCCCGTTTTATGGACCCTTATAAGCCCTTTCATTGATGAAAATACTCGTcaaaaattcatgttttatgGAGGAAATGATTATCAAGAGCCAGGTGGACTTAGagattttattgatgaaaaatatattccaGACTTTTTAGGAGGCCACTGCTAT TGTGATGTTCCGGATGGTGGTTTGGTTCCTAAGTCCCTGTACAAAGAAGAGTATCAGGACAAGTCTCCAGAGGGCCCCCCACTCAGTGTAGACAGCTGTTATAACACTAGTCATGTAGTCAAGGACTTTCCCCATGAG GTCATGATTCAAGTACCTCAGAGAGGTTCTGTGATAACCTGGGACTTTGACATTCTGAAAGGTGATGTCACCTTCACTGTGTTGCGCTGTAAGCGGTCGATATCGGCGGATCCAGTCCACCAACATCACGTCAGTGCGGCCACTGGTGGGATAGGGTCTGTGCAGTACATTGACAAAAACATGCAGGTTGGCCCAGATCTGAGTATTGTGGAACGACCCCTTATTTGTAGAGACGGGGATAGTGTACAG ggATCTCATGTTGTCAGTGAATCGGGAAGTTACATTTTACAATGGAAGTACTTTGACTCAGCCAAGACTTCCTTTGATTTTACCCTCGCTCCTCATAAATCTAAAGTCATGTATCACACAGAATTGCTGCGGTCGGAAGCTTTCAG GGGCTCCATGAGCAGTTTACAGTCATATCACAGTGGTTCACTGAGTAGCCGGGCATCACAGAGCAGTCTGACTGGTTCCTTCAGTGGTCCGGGACCCTCATCCAATCCCAACAG GTTGGTTGAGTCAACGAGATTATCACGACCCTGA